One uncultured Hyphomonas sp. genomic region harbors:
- a CDS encoding MarR family transcriptional regulator, which yields MNDTNFVDSHRFSAAFVANQLERLVDVIVTQGNDMLDAAGIEFPSRTVSTVLFVGENEPTSTADIARALGQPHQLATQRVDLLIQIGIIERIGDPDDARRKLLRLTPKGRDQFQVLSDRLEKAGQAFGALFTEIGCDFPAATQRAAAALRTTPLVARMKAF from the coding sequence ATGAACGATACGAATTTTGTCGATTCCCACAGGTTCAGCGCGGCATTCGTAGCGAACCAACTTGAACGCTTGGTGGATGTGATTGTGACCCAAGGCAATGACATGCTGGATGCGGCAGGGATTGAGTTTCCCTCCCGTACGGTCTCAACAGTCCTGTTTGTGGGAGAAAATGAGCCGACTTCGACCGCGGATATCGCCCGCGCGCTCGGACAGCCTCACCAACTGGCGACGCAACGTGTCGACCTCCTGATCCAGATCGGCATTATCGAGAGAATAGGTGATCCCGACGATGCCCGTCGAAAACTGCTCCGCCTTACGCCGAAAGGGCGAGACCAGTTTCAGGTCCTCAGCGATCGGTTGGAAAAAGCGGGCCAGGCATTCGGCGCCTTGTTTACCGAAATTGGATGCGATTTCCCCGCCGCTACCCAGCGGGCAGCCGCTGCACTCAGGACAACGCCTCTCGTTGCACGCATGAAGGCGTTCTGA
- the atpA gene encoding F0F1 ATP synthase subunit alpha, translating into MDISAAEISGILKSQIENFGVEAEVSDVGQVLSVGDGIARIYGLDSVQAGEMVEFDGGIKGMALNLESDNVGVVIFGDDRDIKEGDTVKRLDEIVSAPVGKALLGRVVDALGNPIDGKGALENVAARERVDVKAPGIIPRKSVDEPMMTGLKAIDGMIPVGRGQRELVIGDRQTGKTAICVDTILNQKATNDAAKDDSEKLFCVYVAIGQKRSTVAQVVKTLEERGALDYTIVVAATASEPAPLQYLAPFTGCAMGEWFRDNGMHALIIYDDLSKQAVAYRQMSLLLRRPPGREAYPGDVFYLHSRLLERAAKLNEENGSGSLTALPIIETQANDVSAYIPTNVISITDGQIFLETDLFYQGIRPAVNVGLSVSRVGSAAQTKAMKKVAGSMKGELAQYREMAAFAKFGSDLDAATQRLLNRGARLTELLKQPQYSPLLMEEQVCVIYAGTRGYLDKVELKDVTRYEKELLAHLRGANKDLLTKIAAEKALTDEIEAEIKKALDDFTSKFA; encoded by the coding sequence ATGGATATCTCAGCAGCAGAAATTTCGGGCATCCTGAAGTCGCAGATCGAGAATTTCGGCGTTGAAGCCGAAGTCTCCGATGTCGGTCAGGTTCTGTCAGTGGGCGACGGTATCGCCCGTATCTACGGCCTCGACAGCGTTCAGGCCGGCGAAATGGTCGAATTCGACGGCGGCATCAAAGGCATGGCGCTGAACCTCGAAAGCGACAATGTCGGCGTCGTGATCTTCGGCGACGACCGCGACATCAAAGAAGGCGACACCGTCAAGCGCCTCGACGAAATCGTGTCGGCTCCGGTCGGCAAGGCCCTGCTGGGCCGCGTCGTGGATGCCCTCGGCAACCCGATTGATGGCAAAGGCGCGCTGGAAAACGTTGCTGCACGTGAACGCGTGGACGTGAAAGCGCCGGGCATCATTCCGCGTAAGTCTGTGGACGAGCCGATGATGACCGGACTCAAGGCCATTGACGGCATGATCCCGGTTGGCCGTGGTCAGCGCGAGCTGGTCATTGGTGACCGCCAGACCGGCAAGACCGCGATCTGCGTTGACACCATCCTGAACCAGAAAGCGACCAATGACGCGGCCAAGGACGACAGCGAAAAGCTGTTCTGCGTCTATGTTGCCATCGGCCAGAAGCGCTCCACGGTGGCGCAGGTCGTCAAGACGCTCGAAGAGCGCGGCGCCCTCGACTACACCATCGTCGTGGCTGCCACGGCTTCCGAACCGGCCCCGCTTCAGTATCTCGCACCGTTCACCGGCTGCGCCATGGGCGAGTGGTTCCGCGACAACGGCATGCACGCCCTGATCATCTATGATGACCTTTCCAAGCAGGCTGTTGCGTATCGTCAGATGTCCCTGCTGCTGCGCCGCCCGCCGGGCCGCGAAGCTTATCCGGGTGACGTGTTCTACCTGCACTCGCGCCTTCTGGAGCGTGCTGCCAAGCTGAACGAAGAGAACGGTTCCGGCTCTCTGACGGCCCTGCCGATCATTGAAACCCAGGCCAACGACGTGTCGGCCTATATTCCGACGAACGTGATCTCGATCACCGACGGCCAGATCTTCCTTGAAACCGACCTGTTCTACCAGGGTATCCGCCCGGCCGTGAACGTCGGTCTGTCGGTGTCGCGTGTGGGCTCTGCCGCCCAGACGAAAGCGATGAAAAAGGTCGCCGGTTCGATGAAGGGTGAACTCGCCCAGTACCGCGAGATGGCCGCCTTCGCGAAATTCGGTTCCGACCTCGACGCTGCCACCCAGCGCCTGCTGAACCGTGGTGCCCGCCTGACCGAGCTTCTCAAGCAGCCGCAATACTCGCCGCTGCTCATGGAAGAGCAGGTCTGCGTGATCTACGCCGGTACGCGTGGTTACCTCGACAAGGTCGAACTGAAAGACGTGACGCGCTATGAGAAAGAGCTGCTGGCTCACCTCCGCGGTGCGAACAAGGACCTGCTGACCAAGATCGCCGCTGAGAAAGCGCTCACGGACGAGATTGAAGCAGAAATCAAGAAGGCCCTGGACGACTTCACTTCGAAGTTTGCCTGA
- a CDS encoding enoyl-CoA hydratase/isomerase family protein — protein sequence MSTLVQTEIDGRTAIVRFDTGARANALSQQLMQDLTEAALQFHDAPEISTVILTGRADQFSMGADLKDPAGTSAAKSTLRERRILLRRGPRMCEAWENVDALTICAIEGWCVGGGVALATSCDLRVAAENSVFYVPEVERGMNMSWGSIPRFVALVGPARAKRIAGLCEKIDAATALNWGLADHVVPAGTAMHKAHEVAAAASRLPPTALKMVKQDVNVAAHALAKATAHRDLEAFALLQRSDDFREGIKAFLEGRDPEFTGD from the coding sequence ATGAGCACGCTCGTCCAGACCGAAATCGATGGCCGCACAGCCATCGTCCGGTTTGACACGGGCGCCCGCGCCAACGCGCTCAGCCAGCAATTGATGCAGGACCTGACCGAGGCGGCCCTGCAGTTCCATGATGCGCCGGAAATCTCCACCGTTATTCTCACGGGACGTGCGGACCAGTTTTCCATGGGCGCGGACCTGAAAGATCCGGCCGGCACAAGCGCTGCGAAATCGACCCTCCGTGAACGGAGGATCCTCCTGCGCCGCGGTCCGCGCATGTGCGAGGCCTGGGAAAATGTGGACGCGCTGACCATCTGCGCCATTGAAGGCTGGTGTGTCGGCGGCGGTGTGGCACTGGCCACGTCGTGCGACCTGCGCGTCGCCGCCGAGAATTCCGTCTTCTACGTGCCGGAAGTCGAACGCGGCATGAATATGAGCTGGGGCTCGATCCCCCGCTTCGTTGCGCTGGTCGGCCCGGCCCGTGCCAAGCGGATCGCCGGGCTTTGCGAAAAGATCGACGCGGCCACCGCCCTGAACTGGGGGCTTGCCGACCATGTCGTGCCCGCCGGGACGGCCATGCACAAGGCACACGAGGTCGCCGCAGCCGCTTCACGCCTGCCCCCAACGGCGTTGAAAATGGTGAAGCAGGACGTGAACGTGGCAGCGCATGCGCTGGCAAAGGCCACAGCCCACCGCGACCTTGAGGCTTTCGCCCTGCTCCAGCGGTCCGACGATTTCCGCGAAGGCATCAAGGCCTTCCTTGAAGGCCGCGATCCGGAATTCACGGGCGACTGA
- a CDS encoding F0F1 ATP synthase subunit epsilon — MADKLHFSLVSPAKELFSGEVDHVIAPGSDGEFGVLAHHAPFMTTLRNGVVRVLEGDTVKMRIFVRGGFADITSAGLTILAEEARMLDDVKAEDVQAEMEATLLKIQSLDKDDSNRSVLQEHYDYLESLKAALVH; from the coding sequence ATGGCCGATAAACTCCACTTCTCGCTCGTTTCGCCCGCGAAGGAGCTCTTCTCCGGAGAGGTCGATCATGTGATCGCGCCTGGTTCGGACGGTGAGTTCGGCGTGCTGGCGCACCATGCGCCCTTCATGACGACGCTGCGCAACGGCGTGGTACGCGTTCTGGAAGGCGACACGGTCAAGATGCGCATCTTTGTGCGCGGCGGCTTTGCGGACATCACGTCGGCCGGCCTGACCATCCTGGCTGAAGAAGCCCGCATGCTCGACGACGTGAAAGCCGAAGACGTGCAGGCCGAGATGGAAGCCACGCTCCTGAAGATCCAGTCGCTCGACAAGGACGATTCCAATCGTTCGGTGCTGCAGGAACACTATGACTATCTCGAAAGCCTGAAGGCTGCTCTGGTCCACTAA
- a CDS encoding S41 family peptidase, which translates to MTRLAGPLISVAWLVLAMVLSGCASSLNIESDKPVWSQADLETDLDAWLDWTRSTHPAFEQSVDPDAFEHRLKQVRAGLRDGMGISEAWYVFAQLNPLLRDAHLGLELPAIDPDLEPWRVEIENGHAYVPLQAPDKKRQEIVAVDGVSVPEMIARTLPLIRGESDALRQRILELRFRELVMLNLDGEVPVEFRLQSADGAEHVVSEINTANPESGGSPFNLSLLDSTAIMRIDTFEKDFDAEFANFVDESFARIASEQATQLIIDLRGNGGGAHEVSDRLLNYLTSERYTPISAVRARVTEANMAQIPGAKPGDVVEMPFAQWVEPESNLEHRFDGDVVVLIGPATYSQAIVFSTTVQDYQIGLIAGEETVGKANQTAQVQHFELPNTGFRVRAPLYVLTRSSGQETGGGVMPDLLIPNVENRPIDQVKNDIDQWAAEASAPDLFLPR; encoded by the coding sequence ATGACCAGACTTGCTGGTCCCCTTATCTCGGTCGCGTGGCTTGTCCTCGCCATGGTGCTGTCGGGCTGTGCTTCGTCCCTCAATATTGAATCGGACAAACCTGTCTGGAGCCAGGCGGATCTTGAAACGGATTTGGATGCCTGGCTGGACTGGACGCGATCGACCCATCCGGCGTTTGAACAAAGCGTCGACCCGGACGCATTTGAGCATCGGCTCAAACAGGTTCGCGCGGGCCTTCGCGATGGAATGGGAATTTCGGAAGCATGGTATGTCTTTGCGCAACTCAACCCGCTCCTGCGGGATGCGCATTTAGGGTTGGAGTTGCCTGCGATCGACCCTGATCTCGAACCCTGGCGGGTCGAGATTGAGAATGGGCATGCTTATGTTCCGTTACAGGCACCGGACAAAAAACGTCAGGAGATTGTCGCTGTCGATGGCGTTTCAGTGCCGGAGATGATCGCGCGGACATTGCCGCTGATCCGCGGCGAATCCGATGCTTTAAGGCAGCGCATTCTGGAGCTTCGTTTTCGGGAATTGGTGATGCTGAATCTCGATGGTGAAGTACCTGTGGAGTTTCGGCTGCAGTCAGCGGACGGAGCCGAACACGTTGTATCCGAGATAAATACCGCCAACCCGGAGTCCGGGGGCAGTCCCTTTAACCTGTCGTTGCTCGATTCTACAGCGATCATGAGGATTGATACGTTCGAGAAGGACTTCGATGCGGAATTCGCCAATTTCGTTGACGAGAGTTTTGCCAGGATCGCCTCTGAACAAGCCACGCAGCTGATTATCGATCTGCGAGGTAATGGCGGCGGGGCGCATGAAGTATCAGACCGGCTGCTTAATTATCTGACCTCTGAGCGTTACACACCAATTTCCGCTGTTCGCGCACGCGTCACCGAAGCGAACATGGCTCAGATTCCGGGAGCAAAGCCTGGAGATGTCGTGGAGATGCCATTTGCACAATGGGTTGAGCCTGAAAGCAATCTGGAGCACCGGTTCGATGGAGACGTCGTCGTTCTCATCGGCCCGGCGACCTATTCGCAGGCCATCGTCTTTTCGACCACTGTCCAGGATTACCAGATTGGTTTGATTGCCGGTGAAGAGACGGTAGGCAAGGCCAATCAAACCGCTCAGGTCCAGCACTTCGAATTACCGAATACGGGGTTCCGTGTTCGCGCGCCCCTCTACGTGTTGACCCGGTCTTCTGGTCAGGAGACAGGGGGAGGGGTCATGCCGGACCTTCTCATACCGAATGTGGAGAACCGTCCAATCGATCAGGTGAAAAATGATATTGATCAGTGGGCGGCAGAAGCCAGTGCGCCGGATTTGTTCTTGCCGCGCTAG
- a CDS encoding primosomal protein N' → MAVARILFPMPLPEPFDYAVPDDLDVSEGSYVAAPLGKYERLGIVVELLGDEAAEGRTLKAVSEVYPTPPMTKAMRDFLAFAARYTVSHPGHLLSMALRARAGLLPSPTETVFTATGEAPPRMTDARAKVLDVMAAADDPMTAAQIAEAAGVSSGVVRGLAEAGALRAIDVPTDPPFLPVDPDLPGANLTAEQAEAADALREAVRENTFHTFLIDGVTGSGKTEVYFEAIAEALKADPEAQVLVLLPEIALTQAILSRFTARFGAPPAPWHSGLSDKERRRTWRETAHGRARIVIGARSALFLPFRKLKLIIVDEEHDGSFKQEDGVTYHARDMSVMRGKLEEAVVVLASATPALETVVNAEMGRYTRLKLSARPGAARLPDVELVDLRADPPGKGMWLSSRLVHEMQVTLEAGEQSLLFLNRRGYAPLVICKACGERLKTPGTENWLTEHRYTNRLVCHVTGYSILKPQMCPHCGAVDSLMGVGPGVERVAEEVRVLMPEARIEIFSSDTAQGGEATRGIVERMEQGEIDVLIGTQIVAKGHNFPNLTLVGVVDADSGMKGGDLRAGERTYQLLSQVAGRAGRAERPGRALVQTYAPDNPAMLALADGDRDGFLQIERDVRAELGLPPFGRLAAVILSAPSAEMVDQAARDVAALAPNGQGIELFGPAPAPITVLRGRHRRRFLVKSPRNVDLSAYMTAWLAKIKLPAPVRLSVDIDPYSFL, encoded by the coding sequence ATGGCTGTCGCCCGGATTCTCTTTCCCATGCCCCTGCCGGAGCCGTTTGACTATGCGGTGCCGGACGATCTGGATGTGTCCGAAGGCAGCTATGTCGCCGCGCCGCTGGGAAAGTATGAGCGGTTGGGAATCGTTGTTGAGTTGCTGGGCGATGAGGCGGCGGAGGGCCGCACGCTGAAAGCCGTGTCGGAAGTGTACCCCACGCCGCCGATGACAAAGGCGATGCGGGATTTTCTCGCCTTCGCCGCCCGTTACACAGTGAGTCATCCGGGACATTTGCTGTCCATGGCGCTCCGGGCGCGGGCGGGCCTGTTGCCATCGCCGACCGAGACCGTGTTCACCGCCACCGGCGAGGCGCCGCCGCGCATGACGGACGCACGCGCCAAGGTGCTGGACGTCATGGCCGCTGCGGACGATCCGATGACAGCCGCGCAGATCGCGGAGGCGGCAGGCGTGTCGTCCGGTGTCGTGCGGGGGCTGGCCGAGGCGGGCGCTCTGCGGGCGATCGACGTGCCGACCGACCCGCCTTTCCTGCCAGTGGACCCGGACCTGCCAGGTGCGAACCTGACCGCGGAGCAGGCCGAGGCGGCAGACGCGCTGCGCGAGGCGGTCCGTGAGAACACATTCCACACCTTCCTGATCGACGGGGTCACCGGCTCCGGCAAGACGGAGGTCTATTTCGAAGCGATTGCCGAAGCGCTGAAGGCGGATCCGGAGGCGCAGGTGCTGGTCCTGCTGCCGGAGATTGCGCTGACGCAGGCCATTCTCTCGCGCTTTACCGCGCGCTTTGGGGCGCCGCCCGCGCCGTGGCATTCCGGCCTGTCGGACAAGGAGCGCCGCCGCACCTGGCGCGAAACGGCCCATGGCCGCGCCCGCATCGTGATCGGCGCCCGCTCGGCCCTGTTCCTGCCGTTCCGCAAACTGAAACTGATCATCGTGGACGAGGAACACGATGGCAGCTTCAAGCAGGAAGACGGGGTGACCTATCACGCCCGCGACATGTCCGTGATGCGCGGCAAGCTGGAGGAGGCGGTGGTGGTGCTCGCCTCGGCCACGCCGGCGCTGGAGACGGTCGTGAACGCCGAGATGGGGCGCTACACGCGGCTGAAACTGTCCGCCCGGCCGGGCGCGGCGCGGCTGCCGGATGTGGAACTGGTGGACCTTCGGGCCGATCCGCCCGGCAAAGGCATGTGGCTGTCCTCCCGGCTGGTGCATGAGATGCAGGTGACGCTGGAGGCGGGCGAGCAGTCGCTGCTGTTCCTGAACCGCCGGGGCTATGCGCCGCTGGTCATCTGCAAGGCATGCGGCGAGCGGCTGAAGACGCCCGGCACGGAGAACTGGCTGACGGAGCACCGCTATACCAACCGGCTGGTCTGTCATGTCACGGGCTATTCCATCCTGAAGCCGCAGATGTGCCCGCATTGCGGGGCCGTCGATTCGCTGATGGGCGTCGGCCCCGGCGTGGAGCGCGTCGCCGAAGAAGTGCGGGTCCTGATGCCGGAGGCGCGGATCGAGATCTTCTCCTCCGACACGGCGCAGGGCGGCGAGGCGACGCGCGGCATTGTCGAGCGCATGGAGCAGGGCGAGATCGATGTGCTGATCGGCACGCAGATCGTGGCCAAGGGGCATAACTTTCCGAACCTCACCCTTGTGGGTGTCGTGGACGCCGACAGTGGCATGAAGGGCGGCGACCTGCGCGCGGGCGAGCGGACCTATCAGTTGCTGAGCCAGGTGGCCGGCCGGGCAGGGCGGGCCGAACGGCCGGGGCGGGCGCTGGTGCAGACCTACGCGCCGGACAACCCGGCCATGCTGGCGCTGGCCGATGGTGACCGCGACGGCTTCCTCCAGATCGAACGCGATGTGCGGGCGGAGCTGGGCCTGCCGCCGTTCGGACGGCTGGCGGCGGTCATCCTGTCGGCGCCATCCGCTGAAATGGTGGACCAGGCCGCGCGGGATGTGGCGGCCCTTGCGCCGAACGGGCAGGGAATCGAGCTGTTCGGCCCGGCCCCGGCGCCGATCACCGTGCTGCGCGGGCGCCACCGCCGACGGTTCCTCGTCAAATCCCCCCGCAATGTGGACCTGTCGGCCTATATGACGGCCTGGCTGGCGAAGATTAAGCTGCCGGCGCCGGTTCGCCTGTCTGTCGACATCGACCCTTATTCGTTCCTCTGA
- a CDS encoding F0F1 ATP synthase subunit gamma, with translation MPSLKDLKNRISSVKSTQKITKAMQMVAAAKLKRAQDAATAARPYAERMAAVLANLSASAGAGGPKLLAGTGSDQTHLVVVMTAERGLAGGFNTYTAKLAKQTITALQGEGKTVKVLTVGKKGREQLKRDFAELFIGHVDLSSVKSDDFSEPAIALGKNLTTRFEDGEFDVATLIYSQFKNVLSQVPTAQQLIPAAAPADAETIDLGNAIYRYEPSEDAILEALLPRYINTQILSALLEGSAGFFASQMTAMDNATRNAGEMIDSLELQYNRARQAQITKELIEIISGAEAL, from the coding sequence ATGCCCAGCCTGAAGGACCTGAAAAACCGGATCTCGAGCGTGAAATCCACGCAGAAGATCACCAAGGCCATGCAAATGGTGGCCGCGGCGAAGCTGAAGCGCGCGCAAGACGCCGCGACGGCTGCCCGCCCGTACGCCGAACGCATGGCCGCGGTTCTCGCCAACCTGTCGGCATCCGCCGGCGCGGGCGGACCGAAACTGCTCGCCGGTACAGGCAGCGACCAGACGCATCTGGTAGTTGTCATGACCGCAGAGCGGGGTCTCGCCGGTGGTTTCAATACCTACACAGCCAAACTCGCCAAGCAGACGATTACCGCGCTGCAGGGCGAGGGGAAGACTGTGAAGGTGCTGACCGTTGGCAAGAAAGGCCGCGAGCAGCTGAAGCGCGACTTCGCCGAACTGTTTATCGGCCATGTCGATCTGTCTTCCGTCAAAAGTGACGACTTCTCCGAGCCGGCGATTGCCCTCGGCAAGAACCTCACCACACGGTTCGAAGATGGCGAGTTCGATGTCGCGACGCTGATCTATTCGCAGTTCAAGAACGTGCTGAGCCAGGTTCCGACCGCACAGCAGCTGATCCCGGCCGCGGCACCTGCCGATGCCGAGACCATCGATCTGGGCAATGCGATCTACCGTTACGAGCCGTCGGAAGATGCGATCCTTGAGGCGCTTCTGCCGCGCTATATCAACACGCAGATCCTGTCGGCCCTGCTGGAAGGGTCTGCTGGTTTCTTTGCGAGCCAGATGACCGCCATGGATAACGCGACCCGCAATGCCGGCGAGATGATCGACTCGCTGGAACTGCAGTACAACCGCGCACGCCAGGCCCAGATCACCAAAGAACTCATCGAGATTATTTCGGGCGCGGAAGCGCTCTAG
- the atpD gene encoding F0F1 ATP synthase subunit beta, with protein MSTPANAKGRISQVIGAVVDVEFDGELPAILNALETDNNGTRLVLEVAQHLGENTVRTIAMDSTEGLVRGGPVADTGKSITVPVGPKTLGRIMNVIGEPIDERGPIGSDMDRPIHAPAPEFIDQSTESEVLVTGIKVVDLLCPYAKGGKIGLFGGAGVGKTVLIQELINNIAKLFGGYSVFAGVGERTREGNDLYHEMIESKVINLEGESRVALVYGQMNEPPGARARVALTGLTQAEYFRDEEGKDVLFFVDNIFRFTQAGAEVSALLGRIPSAVGYQPTLATDMGQLQERITSTNKGSITSIQAVYVPADDLTDPAPATSFAHLDATTVLNRAISEKGIYPAVDPLDSTSRILDPLVVGEEHYSVARGVQEILQKYKELQDIIAILGMDELSEEDKLVVARARKVERFLSQPFDVAEVFTGSPGVQVKLEDTIKGFKGLIAGDYDHLPEQAFYMVGDIEAAKAKAAKMMADA; from the coding sequence ATGAGCACTCCCGCAAACGCCAAAGGCCGCATTTCCCAGGTCATCGGCGCCGTTGTCGACGTTGAGTTCGATGGCGAGCTGCCGGCTATCCTCAACGCGCTTGAAACCGACAACAACGGTACGCGCCTCGTGCTGGAAGTTGCTCAGCACCTCGGTGAGAACACGGTGCGCACCATCGCCATGGACTCCACCGAGGGTCTCGTGCGCGGCGGCCCGGTGGCTGACACCGGCAAGTCCATCACCGTTCCGGTTGGCCCGAAAACGCTCGGCCGCATCATGAACGTCATCGGCGAGCCGATCGACGAACGTGGCCCGATCGGTTCCGACATGGATCGCCCGATCCACGCCCCGGCACCGGAATTCATCGACCAGTCGACCGAATCCGAAGTGCTCGTCACCGGTATCAAGGTTGTGGACCTGCTCTGCCCCTACGCAAAAGGCGGCAAGATCGGCCTGTTCGGCGGTGCCGGCGTGGGCAAGACGGTTCTCATTCAGGAACTGATCAACAACATCGCCAAGCTGTTCGGCGGCTACTCGGTCTTCGCCGGCGTCGGCGAGCGGACCCGCGAAGGTAACGACCTCTATCACGAGATGATCGAATCCAAGGTTATCAACCTGGAAGGCGAGAGCCGCGTGGCCCTGGTCTACGGTCAGATGAACGAGCCTCCGGGCGCGCGTGCCCGTGTCGCCCTGACCGGCCTGACTCAGGCGGAATACTTCCGCGACGAGGAAGGCAAGGACGTGCTGTTCTTCGTGGACAACATCTTCCGCTTCACCCAGGCCGGTGCCGAGGTGTCGGCGCTTCTCGGCCGTATCCCGTCCGCTGTGGGCTACCAGCCGACCCTGGCCACCGACATGGGCCAGCTGCAGGAGCGGATTACCTCCACGAATAAGGGCTCGATCACCTCGATCCAGGCCGTGTACGTTCCGGCTGACGACCTTACCGACCCGGCCCCGGCCACTTCGTTTGCCCACCTTGATGCGACGACGGTTCTGAACCGTGCCATTTCGGAAAAAGGCATCTACCCGGCCGTGGACCCGCTGGACTCCACCAGCCGTATCCTCGACCCGCTGGTTGTTGGCGAAGAGCACTACTCGGTTGCCCGCGGCGTGCAGGAAATCCTGCAGAAGTACAAAGAGCTGCAGGACATCATCGCCATCCTCGGCATGGACGAACTGTCGGAAGAAGACAAACTCGTCGTGGCCCGCGCGCGGAAAGTGGAACGCTTCCTGTCGCAGCCGTTCGACGTGGCTGAAGTCTTCACCGGTTCGCCGGGCGTGCAGGTGAAACTCGAAGACACGATCAAGGGCTTCAAAGGCCTGATCGCTGGCGACTATGACCACCTGCCGGAACAGGCCTTCTACATGGTCGGCGACATCGAAGCCGCCAAAGCCAAGGCCGCCAAGATGATGGCAGACGCGTAA
- the atpH gene encoding ATP synthase F1 subunit delta: MAGSKMTHANEAARRYASALFELAQDKGELANVYKDFKAFAEMVKGSEDLALLLDSPAFSREEKVKAAGELTAKAGLSDLFGKFVGTMAQNGRSGDILGAAIAFDELYAQQRGVKRALVRTAKEMTGAERQRIESILAKAVGGEVELTSEVDASLIGGIQLRIGSQLVDASLAAKLERMNTAMKGA, translated from the coding sequence TTGGCTGGATCAAAGATGACACATGCGAACGAAGCCGCACGCCGCTATGCGAGCGCGCTCTTCGAGCTCGCGCAGGACAAAGGCGAACTCGCCAATGTCTATAAGGATTTCAAAGCTTTCGCCGAAATGGTGAAAGGCTCTGAAGATCTGGCGCTTCTGCTGGATTCTCCGGCTTTCTCCCGTGAAGAGAAGGTGAAGGCGGCCGGCGAACTCACAGCGAAGGCCGGTCTCTCCGACCTTTTTGGAAAATTCGTCGGCACGATGGCGCAGAACGGCCGTTCGGGCGACATCCTCGGTGCCGCAATCGCTTTTGACGAGCTTTACGCTCAACAGCGCGGCGTGAAGCGCGCTCTTGTGCGCACCGCCAAGGAAATGACCGGCGCCGAGCGCCAGCGCATTGAATCAATCCTCGCCAAGGCCGTTGGCGGCGAGGTCGAACTTACCAGCGAGGTTGACGCCTCGCTCATCGGCGGCATCCAGCTGCGCATCGGGTCTCAGCTCGTTGACGCAAGCCTTGCCGCCAAACTGGAACGCATGAACACCGCCATGAAGGGAGCTTAG
- a CDS encoding DsbA family oxidoreductase produces the protein MPVIIEMVSDLVCPWCWLGKRRIEAAIAMVPDVEVQLLFRPYELDPSIPAGGVDYKEYMRKAFSSPEAKERSGAMRQALIDYGEAEGIPYRFDEITWRPNSLDAHRLVHWAQGQDKGAAAKEALFRAFFHDGRDIGDHGVLVDIARQIDLDPTIVADLLSTDADVVTVRAEEKFFREVGITGVPTYIANRQFAAQGAETPEKLARFIRHAAEHPPAETA, from the coding sequence ATGCCTGTTATTATTGAAATGGTTTCCGATCTCGTCTGTCCCTGGTGCTGGCTTGGCAAGCGCCGCATCGAAGCGGCCATCGCCATGGTGCCGGACGTTGAAGTACAACTCCTGTTTCGCCCCTATGAACTGGACCCGTCCATTCCGGCGGGCGGGGTCGACTACAAGGAATATATGCGAAAGGCGTTCAGCTCGCCCGAAGCGAAAGAACGCTCAGGCGCGATGCGTCAGGCGCTAATCGACTATGGCGAAGCCGAAGGCATCCCCTACCGGTTCGACGAGATCACCTGGCGTCCGAACAGTCTGGATGCGCACCGCCTCGTCCACTGGGCCCAGGGCCAGGACAAGGGCGCCGCTGCAAAGGAAGCGCTGTTCCGCGCCTTCTTCCATGACGGGCGCGATATTGGCGATCATGGCGTCCTGGTAGACATCGCCCGCCAGATTGATCTTGATCCGACGATCGTGGCGGACCTTCTGTCTACAGACGCTGATGTCGTGACGGTCCGCGCCGAAGAAAAGTTCTTCCGCGAGGTCGGCATCACCGGCGTGCCCACTTATATCGCCAATCGCCAGTTTGCAGCGCAGGGGGCGGAAACGCCCGAAAAGCTCGCGCGCTTCATCCGGCATGCGGCCGAGCATCCGCCGGCTGAAACCGCATGA